A single region of the Cucumis melo cultivar AY chromosome 3, USDA_Cmelo_AY_1.0, whole genome shotgun sequence genome encodes:
- the LOC103485592 gene encoding uncharacterized protein LOC103485592, producing MGSAKDEQFSMFEEKVKRTVYVDNLSPQVTEPVLRTALDQFGTVVNVHFIPNYTEPINSSQCALVEMKDSKEAKSVIAVIAEFPFMMSGMPRPVKARPAEAEMFDDRPVKPGRKISFRWLESDDPDFEVARQIKRLTKKHVAEAAFLLKQHLAEEEKLAKQQQETLRGNYKKYEIVDSVMADGTARRLAKNYNMRVSDD from the exons ATGGGATCGGCGAAGGATGAGCAATTTTCCATGTTTGAGGAGAAGGTAAAACGGACTGTGTATGTTGATAATCTCTCTCCTCAAGTAACTGAGCCTGTTTTGAGAACTGCTTTAGATCAGTTTGGGACTGTGGTCAATGTCCATTTTATTCCAAATTACACGGAGCCAATTAATAGCTCTCAATGTGCTCTAGTGGAGATGAAGGATTCGAAGGAGGCGAAATCTGTGATCGCCGTTATAGCTGAATTCCCTTTCATGATGTCTGGAATGCCGAGACCGGTGAAGGCTCGCCCTGCCGAAGCAGAAATGTTTGATGATCGTCCTGTAAAGCCTGGTAGGAAGATTAGCTTTAGATGGCTGGAAAGTGATGATCCTGATTTTGAAGTGGCCAGACAAATCAAGCGTCTTACGAAGAAACATGTGGCTGAAGCTGCATTTTTGCTCAAG CAACATTTGGCGGAAGAGGAAAAGCTTGCAAAGCAGCAACAAGAAACGCTGAGAGGAAACTACAAGAAATATGAGATTGTAGATAGTGTAATGGCCGATGGAACTGCCCGCAGGTTagcaaaaaattataatatgcgAGTTTCAGATGATTAA
- the LOC103485593 gene encoding uncharacterized protein LOC103485593 isoform X1 codes for MESSASLRSFHYFAGGSRLQLVDKPSKIYLASTNKSSIQRLSIFGKPIHSPTSQKKIVVSCIKTPEVSEAAKPKDSAQGSVQKKPASNATFPNGFEALVLEVCDESEIAELKLKVGEFEMHLKRNIGVVRAPLSSISPTVPPPIPSKPMVESAPTAPAPPKPSPEKAAAFTNIPLQKSSKLAALESSGAKGYVLVPSPTVGSFRSGRTIKGKKQPPICKENDLIKEGQVIGYVDQFGTELPVKSDVAGEVLRVLFKDGGTIILFTSIVFLKKLWKYKIILCLYNSSKSEPEVD; via the exons ATGGAGTCCTCCGCATCGCTTCGATCCTTTCACT ATTTTGCAGGTGGTTCACGTCTGCAGTTAGTTGATAAACCAAGTAAAATTTACCTGGCTAGTACTAATAAGTCGAGCATTCAAAGACTATCAATTTTTGGTAAGCCCATACATAGTCCAACAAGCCAGAAGAAGATAGTGGTATCATGCATAAAGACACCTGAAGTTTCGGAAGCTGCTAAGCCTAAGG ATAGCGCCCAGGGTTCAGTACAGAAGAAACCTGCATCAAATGCTACTTTTCCCAATGGATTTGAA GCATTGGTGCTGGAGGTCTGTGATGAATCAGAGATTGCTGAACTAAAACTAAAG GTTGGAGAGTTTGAAATGCATTTGAAGCGGAATATTGGAGTAGTAAGAGCTCCTCTCTCTTCCATTTCTCCAACAGTACCTCCGCCAATTCCATCCAAACCCATGGTTGAGTCGGCTCCTACTGCACCAGCACCTCCGAAACCTTCTCCAGAGAAAGCAGCTGCTTTTACCAATATTCCCTTACAGAAGTCGTCAAAGCTAGCAGCTTTGGAGTCATCTGGAGCAAAAGGATACGTCTTGGTACCTTCTCCTACG GTTGGATCATTCCGTAGTGGCAGGACAATAAAAGGAAAGAAGCAACCTCCGATCTGCAAAGAG AATGACTTGATAAAGGAAGGACAAGTAATTGGATACGTGGATCAGTTTGGCACTGAACTTCCTGTAAAG TCGGATGTAGCTGGAGAAGTATTGAGGGTTCTCTTCAAGGACGGAGGTACGATTATTCTGTTTacttcaattgtttttttaaaaaaattgtggaAGTATAAAATCATACTATGTTTATACAATTCCTCAAAGTCCGAACCTGAAGTTGATTGA
- the LOC103485593 gene encoding uncharacterized protein LOC103485593 isoform X2: MESSASLRSFHYFAGGSRLQLVDKPSKIYLASTNKSSIQRLSIFGKPIHSPTSQKKIVVSCIKTPEVSEAAKPKDSAQGSVQKKPASNATFPNGFEALVLEVCDESEIAELKLKVGEFEMHLKRNIGVVRAPLSSISPTVPPPIPSKPMVESAPTAPAPPKPSPEKAAAFTNIPLQKSSKLAALESSGAKGYVLVPSPTVGSFRSGRTIKGKKQPPICKENDLIKEGQVIGYVDQFGTELPVKSDVAGEVLRVLFKDGEAVGYGDPLIAVLPEFHGIR; encoded by the exons ATGGAGTCCTCCGCATCGCTTCGATCCTTTCACT ATTTTGCAGGTGGTTCACGTCTGCAGTTAGTTGATAAACCAAGTAAAATTTACCTGGCTAGTACTAATAAGTCGAGCATTCAAAGACTATCAATTTTTGGTAAGCCCATACATAGTCCAACAAGCCAGAAGAAGATAGTGGTATCATGCATAAAGACACCTGAAGTTTCGGAAGCTGCTAAGCCTAAGG ATAGCGCCCAGGGTTCAGTACAGAAGAAACCTGCATCAAATGCTACTTTTCCCAATGGATTTGAA GCATTGGTGCTGGAGGTCTGTGATGAATCAGAGATTGCTGAACTAAAACTAAAG GTTGGAGAGTTTGAAATGCATTTGAAGCGGAATATTGGAGTAGTAAGAGCTCCTCTCTCTTCCATTTCTCCAACAGTACCTCCGCCAATTCCATCCAAACCCATGGTTGAGTCGGCTCCTACTGCACCAGCACCTCCGAAACCTTCTCCAGAGAAAGCAGCTGCTTTTACCAATATTCCCTTACAGAAGTCGTCAAAGCTAGCAGCTTTGGAGTCATCTGGAGCAAAAGGATACGTCTTGGTACCTTCTCCTACG GTTGGATCATTCCGTAGTGGCAGGACAATAAAAGGAAAGAAGCAACCTCCGATCTGCAAAGAG AATGACTTGATAAAGGAAGGACAAGTAATTGGATACGTGGATCAGTTTGGCACTGAACTTCCTGTAAAG TCGGATGTAGCTGGAGAAGTATTGAGGGTTCTCTTCAAGGACGGAG AGGCGGTTGGCTATGGCGACCCCCTGATTGCTGTGTTGCCGGAGTTCCATGGAATCAGGTGA
- the LOC103485594 gene encoding uncharacterized protein LOC103485594 isoform X1, producing MGAGRKKQTFVMQEKALPPWTSNGSVTSRNLGKSKLAGVIFGCKHNTMQECLSKQLFGLPTPHFSYVRNINPGLPLFLFNYSDRKLHGIFEATCNGTLNISPYAWTADGMDYTPFSAQVKFKTRMQCHPLLEDQFRPIIADNYYQAKLFWFELDQRQTNRLIALFSSSPIVGTVSSSESSRSLFEALQTINLREDNNNSKAFSSNMNVACLDSKKKWSSLFQGSHTDVREDGEDCQKMTSELNLSNSNNSCYEWEEPFCAPHSSEEESDACEAFTNGSEIQSEIEEPALFTSSCYDVEVEGEEYKSAALQMNIPYSNIEDAAENMKGDALYESDEEKSWEGTPEEDIGSHLSSDCRLVAQLLAEVRELMLLHGKQVQKINLMEQELAGSKNEIQSLRSRCEMIESGMNFKQSSMEGTELQSIKELPANLDESILIMGGFDGSSWLSTMNCYYPSRNSMESLPAMRFMRSLASTAKLNGEIYVLGGVNGSVWYDTVESYNVTNRQWFNRPSMNRKKGSLAGISLNNKIFAIGGGNGVECLSEVEMFDLDAGSWTLTSSMRQERFALAAGELNGILYAVGGFDGKNYLQSAEMFDPREKLWREIASMSTKRGCHCLAVLNEKLYAIGGYNGDDFIRTVEVFDPRRGVWTITEPMNETRGYSAAAVIGGHTIYVFGGMKNKKMELSETVECYKEDRSWELTNLTAFGKRCYFSAVVL from the exons ATGGGCGCTGGAAGGAAGAAGCAGACCTTTGTAATGCAGGAAAAAGCCCTACCTCCTTGGACTTCCAATGGCAGCGTGACCTCTAGGAATCTCGGAAAGAGTAAATTGGCTGGAGTGATTTTCGGTTGCAAGCACAACACAATGCAAGAATGTCTTTCCAAACAATTGTTTG GATTGCCGACTCCACATTTCTCTTATGTACGGAATATCAACCCCGGCTTGCCTCTGTTTCTCTTTAACTACAGTGACAGGAAGCTTCATGGTATATTTGAGGCTACTTGCAACGGTACTCTGAATATTAGTCCGTATGCTTGGACTGCTGATGGTATGGATTATACTCCATTTTCTGCACAG GTTAAATTTAAGACACGGATGCAGTGTCACCCCTTGTTGGAAGATCAGTTTAGGCCTATCATTGCCGACAATTATTATCAGGCTAAGCTATTTTGGTTTGAGCTGGACCAAAGACAGACGAACAGGTTGATTGCTTTGTTTTCATCTTCACCGATTGTGGGGACTGTTTCCTCATCGGAGAGCTCGAGGAGTTTATTCGAAGCTTTGCAAACTATCAATCTAAGAGAAGACAACAACAATAGCAAGGCGTTTTCTTCAAACATGAATGTAGCTTGTCTAGATTCAAAGAAAAAGTGGAGCTCCTTGTTCCAGGGATCCCATACGGATGTGAGAGAGGATGGTGAAGATTGCCAGAAAATGACATCTGAATTGAACCTTTCTAATTCCAATAATTCATGCTATGAGTGGGAGGAACCTTTTTGTGCACCACATTCTTCTGAAGAGGAAAGTGACGCTTGTGAAGCTTTTACCAATGGTTCTGAAATACAAAGTGAAATTGAAGAACCTGCATTATTTACTTCATCTTGTTATGATGTCGAAGTTGAAGGTGAAGAGTATAAGTCAGCAGCTTTGCAGATGAATATTCCTTATTCAAATATTGAAGATGCAGCAGAAAATATGAAGGGAGATGCACTTTATGAAAGTGATGAAGAGAAATCATGGGAGGGTACTCCTGAGGAGGACATTGGATCTCATTTGAGTTCTGATTGTCGGCTTGTAGCTCAG TTACTAGCCGAAGTTAGAGAGCTGATGTTGTTACATGGAAAACAAGTTCAAAAAATCAACCTAATGGAGCAGGAGTTG GCTGGAtcaaaaaatgaaattcaaagTTTAAGAAGCCGTTGTGAGATGATAGAAAGTGGTATGAATTTTAAGCAGAGTAGCATGGAGGGAACAGAGCTTCAGTCAATTAAAGAGCTTCCTGCAAACCTTGATGAATCTATATTGATAATGGGAGGCTTTGATGGTTCTTCTTGGTTATCAACCATGAATTGCTATTATCCTTCCAGGAATTCTATGGAATCTCTTCCGGCAATGAGGTTTATGCGTTCACTTGCCTCAACAGCTAAGTTAAATGGTGAAATTTATGTTCTTGGTGGTGTTAATGGAAGCGTGTGGTATGATACAG TTGAGTCATATAATGTAACAAACCGTCAGTGGTTTAATCGACCTTCAATGAATCGAAAAAAGGGAAGTTTGGCTGGAATATCtttaaacaataaaattttTGCAATTGGTGGTGGAAACGGAGTTGAATGTCTCTCAGAAGTAGAAATGTTCGATTTAGATGCTGGAAGTTGGACCCTAACTTCATCCATGAGACAAGAG AGATTTGCTCTTGCTGCTGGCGAACTCAATGGGATTCTCTATGCTGTTGGAGGGTTTGATGGGAAGAACTACTTGCA ATCAGCAGAAATGTTTGACCCGCGAGAGAAATTATGGAGAGAAATTGCAAGTATGTCTACAAAGAGGGGATGCCATTGCTTGGCTGTACTCAACGAAAAGTT ATATGCAATAGGTGGATATAATGGAGATGACTTCATCCGTACCGTAGAGGTATTTGATCCTCGTCGCGGTGTGTGGACGATAACAGAACCCATGAATGAAACAAGGGGCTACTCTGCTGCTGCTGTTATTGGAGGACATACAATATATGTTTTTGGTGgtatgaaaaacaaaaaaatggagCTTTCGGAAACG GTGGAGTGTTACAAAGAGGACCGAAGTTGGGAGTTAACCAACCTCACAGCATTTGGCAAAAGATGCTATTTCTCTGCCGTCGTATTATAA
- the LOC103485594 gene encoding uncharacterized protein LOC103485594 isoform X2, whose protein sequence is MGAGRKKQTFVMQEKALPPWTSNGSVTSRNLGKSKLAGVIFGCKHNTMQECLSKQLFGLPTPHFSYVRNINPGLPLFLFNYSDRKLHGIFEATCNGTLNISPYAWTADGMDYTPFSAQVKFKTRMQCHPLLEDQFRPIIADNYYQAKLFWFELDQRQTNRLIALFSSSPIVGTVSSSESSRSLFEALQTINLREDNNNSKAFSSNMNVACLDSKKKWSSLFQGSHTDVREDGEDCQKMTSELNLSNSNNSCYEWEEPFCAPHSSEEESDACEAFTNGSEIQSEIEEPALFTSSCYDVEVEGEEYKSAALQMNIPYSNIEDAAENMKGDALYESDEEKSWEGTPEEDIGSHLSSDCRLVAQAGSKNEIQSLRSRCEMIESGMNFKQSSMEGTELQSIKELPANLDESILIMGGFDGSSWLSTMNCYYPSRNSMESLPAMRFMRSLASTAKLNGEIYVLGGVNGSVWYDTVESYNVTNRQWFNRPSMNRKKGSLAGISLNNKIFAIGGGNGVECLSEVEMFDLDAGSWTLTSSMRQERFALAAGELNGILYAVGGFDGKNYLQSAEMFDPREKLWREIASMSTKRGCHCLAVLNEKLYAIGGYNGDDFIRTVEVFDPRRGVWTITEPMNETRGYSAAAVIGGHTIYVFGGMKNKKMELSETVECYKEDRSWELTNLTAFGKRCYFSAVVL, encoded by the exons ATGGGCGCTGGAAGGAAGAAGCAGACCTTTGTAATGCAGGAAAAAGCCCTACCTCCTTGGACTTCCAATGGCAGCGTGACCTCTAGGAATCTCGGAAAGAGTAAATTGGCTGGAGTGATTTTCGGTTGCAAGCACAACACAATGCAAGAATGTCTTTCCAAACAATTGTTTG GATTGCCGACTCCACATTTCTCTTATGTACGGAATATCAACCCCGGCTTGCCTCTGTTTCTCTTTAACTACAGTGACAGGAAGCTTCATGGTATATTTGAGGCTACTTGCAACGGTACTCTGAATATTAGTCCGTATGCTTGGACTGCTGATGGTATGGATTATACTCCATTTTCTGCACAG GTTAAATTTAAGACACGGATGCAGTGTCACCCCTTGTTGGAAGATCAGTTTAGGCCTATCATTGCCGACAATTATTATCAGGCTAAGCTATTTTGGTTTGAGCTGGACCAAAGACAGACGAACAGGTTGATTGCTTTGTTTTCATCTTCACCGATTGTGGGGACTGTTTCCTCATCGGAGAGCTCGAGGAGTTTATTCGAAGCTTTGCAAACTATCAATCTAAGAGAAGACAACAACAATAGCAAGGCGTTTTCTTCAAACATGAATGTAGCTTGTCTAGATTCAAAGAAAAAGTGGAGCTCCTTGTTCCAGGGATCCCATACGGATGTGAGAGAGGATGGTGAAGATTGCCAGAAAATGACATCTGAATTGAACCTTTCTAATTCCAATAATTCATGCTATGAGTGGGAGGAACCTTTTTGTGCACCACATTCTTCTGAAGAGGAAAGTGACGCTTGTGAAGCTTTTACCAATGGTTCTGAAATACAAAGTGAAATTGAAGAACCTGCATTATTTACTTCATCTTGTTATGATGTCGAAGTTGAAGGTGAAGAGTATAAGTCAGCAGCTTTGCAGATGAATATTCCTTATTCAAATATTGAAGATGCAGCAGAAAATATGAAGGGAGATGCACTTTATGAAAGTGATGAAGAGAAATCATGGGAGGGTACTCCTGAGGAGGACATTGGATCTCATTTGAGTTCTGATTGTCGGCTTGTAGCTCAG GCTGGAtcaaaaaatgaaattcaaagTTTAAGAAGCCGTTGTGAGATGATAGAAAGTGGTATGAATTTTAAGCAGAGTAGCATGGAGGGAACAGAGCTTCAGTCAATTAAAGAGCTTCCTGCAAACCTTGATGAATCTATATTGATAATGGGAGGCTTTGATGGTTCTTCTTGGTTATCAACCATGAATTGCTATTATCCTTCCAGGAATTCTATGGAATCTCTTCCGGCAATGAGGTTTATGCGTTCACTTGCCTCAACAGCTAAGTTAAATGGTGAAATTTATGTTCTTGGTGGTGTTAATGGAAGCGTGTGGTATGATACAG TTGAGTCATATAATGTAACAAACCGTCAGTGGTTTAATCGACCTTCAATGAATCGAAAAAAGGGAAGTTTGGCTGGAATATCtttaaacaataaaattttTGCAATTGGTGGTGGAAACGGAGTTGAATGTCTCTCAGAAGTAGAAATGTTCGATTTAGATGCTGGAAGTTGGACCCTAACTTCATCCATGAGACAAGAG AGATTTGCTCTTGCTGCTGGCGAACTCAATGGGATTCTCTATGCTGTTGGAGGGTTTGATGGGAAGAACTACTTGCA ATCAGCAGAAATGTTTGACCCGCGAGAGAAATTATGGAGAGAAATTGCAAGTATGTCTACAAAGAGGGGATGCCATTGCTTGGCTGTACTCAACGAAAAGTT ATATGCAATAGGTGGATATAATGGAGATGACTTCATCCGTACCGTAGAGGTATTTGATCCTCGTCGCGGTGTGTGGACGATAACAGAACCCATGAATGAAACAAGGGGCTACTCTGCTGCTGCTGTTATTGGAGGACATACAATATATGTTTTTGGTGgtatgaaaaacaaaaaaatggagCTTTCGGAAACG GTGGAGTGTTACAAAGAGGACCGAAGTTGGGAGTTAACCAACCTCACAGCATTTGGCAAAAGATGCTATTTCTCTGCCGTCGTATTATAA